From one Butyricimonas faecihominis genomic stretch:
- the ung gene encoding uracil-DNA glycosylase, with the protein MKVQIEESWQQRLQDEFDKPYFEKLVAFVKSEYKKAHVLPPGHQIFHVFNACPFEKVKIVILGQDPYPNPGQYYGVCFSVPDGVAIPGSLANIFKEIHMDLGTPIPTSGNLDHWVAQGVFPINSVLTVRAHETGSHRDKGWEIFTDAVIKKLSDERENLVFMLWGSYAKQKMSLIDTRKHLVLTTVHPSPRSAEYGFFGCKHFSKANAFLRSKGIQEINW; encoded by the coding sequence ATGAAGGTTCAAATAGAAGAAAGTTGGCAACAACGCTTACAGGATGAATTTGACAAGCCCTATTTCGAGAAATTAGTGGCGTTTGTCAAGAGTGAATACAAGAAAGCTCATGTACTTCCTCCGGGACACCAGATATTTCATGTATTCAACGCCTGCCCCTTTGAAAAAGTAAAAATTGTCATCTTGGGACAAGATCCCTATCCTAATCCGGGCCAATATTACGGGGTATGTTTTTCCGTACCGGATGGGGTAGCTATTCCCGGCTCTCTGGCAAATATTTTTAAAGAAATACACATGGACCTAGGGACACCCATCCCGACCTCCGGGAATCTGGACCATTGGGTAGCCCAAGGGGTATTCCCCATAAACTCGGTACTCACGGTTCGGGCGCACGAAACGGGATCTCACAGAGACAAAGGTTGGGAAATTTTTACCGATGCCGTGATCAAAAAATTAAGTGATGAACGGGAGAACTTGGTTTTCATGTTATGGGGAAGTTATGCCAAACAAAAGATGTCACTTATTGATACTCGCAAACATCTTGTGTTAACCACCGTACACCCCTCTCCCCGTTCTGCCGAGTATGGTTTCTTCGGTTGTAAACATTTCAGTAAAGCCAATGCTTTTCTACGAAGTAAGGGTATTCAAGAAATCAACTGGTAA
- a CDS encoding DUF4105 domain-containing protein, with protein sequence MKTKLFIISFFLILLTASTSASVKLSKDATISILTCSPGNELYSLFGHTGIRVVDKANNMDIVFNYGTFDFATQGFYFKFARGLLPYQLSCSEFRRFLSSYIHDERSVYSQILNLDSIQKQYLMDLLVENHEPANREYLYNFLYDNCSTRVRDIIEKSTGNQITWIAQPSTKSFWNLLDEYLGRSPWIQWGIHTILGSPATSTATIHEQMFLPDYLMYRLDSAAYNGTPLVQPIETVYEAPEQDLSTPWYFSPFFVFAICTLALILFLQKVKSRRLLKAIAIPFFIATGVVGCLIVFLCFFTKHPTMFPNFNAFWANPLNLIAAFFLGKRTLPWIINKYLFIYLYLLIIGFLLWFLFVPAVPYASMVIMIWMIYLCIRLRQSGK encoded by the coding sequence ATGAAAACAAAACTATTCATCATATCCTTTTTCCTGATTTTACTCACAGCGAGTACGTCAGCCTCCGTCAAGTTGTCCAAAGACGCCACGATCAGTATTCTGACGTGTTCCCCGGGTAACGAACTCTACTCGCTGTTCGGACACACGGGCATCCGGGTGGTTGACAAGGCAAACAACATGGATATTGTTTTCAATTACGGAACGTTTGATTTTGCAACCCAAGGATTCTATTTCAAATTTGCACGTGGACTACTTCCCTACCAATTATCGTGTTCCGAATTTCGTCGTTTTTTATCTTCCTACATTCATGACGAACGTAGCGTGTATTCCCAGATCTTAAACCTAGATTCCATTCAAAAGCAATACTTGATGGACTTGCTCGTTGAAAATCATGAACCTGCAAACCGGGAATACCTCTACAACTTTCTATATGACAATTGTTCAACCCGGGTTCGGGACATCATAGAGAAAAGTACAGGTAATCAAATCACATGGATTGCCCAGCCTTCCACGAAAAGCTTTTGGAATCTTCTGGATGAATACCTAGGTCGTTCCCCTTGGATTCAATGGGGTATTCACACGATCCTCGGCTCTCCCGCAACCTCCACGGCTACCATCCATGAACAAATGTTTCTTCCCGATTACCTCATGTATCGTTTAGATTCCGCGGCATATAATGGGACTCCACTCGTGCAACCGATAGAGACAGTATACGAGGCCCCGGAACAAGACCTTTCAACACCTTGGTATTTCTCCCCGTTCTTTGTTTTTGCCATTTGTACGCTTGCACTCATTTTATTTTTACAAAAGGTAAAAAGCCGCCGTTTGCTAAAAGCTATCGCTATTCCCTTCTTTATTGCGACAGGCGTTGTCGGGTGCCTCATCGTCTTTTTGTGTTTCTTCACGAAACATCCCACGATGTTCCCCAACTTCAATGCTTTCTGGGCAAATCCGTTAAACCTCATCGCCGCTTTCTTCCTCGGTAAACGCACTCTACCGTGGATCATCAATAAATACTTGTTCATCTACCTCTATCTCTTGATCATCGGCTTTTTGCTATGGTTCCTGTTCGTTCCGGCAGTTCCCTATGCTTCCATGGTCATCATGATATGGATGATATACCTCTGCATCCGTCTTCGACAAAGCGGGAAATAA
- a CDS encoding RtcB family protein: protein MMIELKGTYNQDCKIFIDEVETEAIELVRNILNQEISAGVQVRIMPDTHVGKGIVIGFTMPVTRMVNPNYIGVDIGCSVTTFKLNQRIEEEQFPTLDHAIRRSIPMGMHIRKEKNLDDWWITPYFETVNNNLHAFQQKWFQRFGETKDSILVDKEYISRLCKKIGIKESTFYCSVGTLGGGNHFIELGESAKDGSHYLTIHSGSRHFGLKVCNYHAKKMHKTTVLPEEYHEEFKSITRNTLPTSDIPQKLEELNKRYHVGKREYMLEGEDMYEYLVDMVIAQTYAQFNHKAMAKAIFKDLGENYQAVDTVYSMHNFIDTTDWIIRKGAIRAYQGEKMVIPFNMRDGLLICEGKSNPDWNCSAPHGAGRVLARNKALKTLDMEEFTKEMEGIYSTSVCRQTLDESPMAYKDKDLIMLAIQDTATIIDTIKPIMNIKAL from the coding sequence ATGATGATAGAATTAAAAGGAACATATAATCAAGATTGCAAAATCTTCATCGACGAAGTGGAAACCGAGGCCATCGAGTTGGTCCGGAACATTCTGAATCAGGAAATCTCTGCCGGAGTACAAGTACGAATCATGCCGGATACCCACGTGGGTAAGGGAATCGTGATTGGATTCACCATGCCCGTGACACGAATGGTCAACCCGAACTATATTGGTGTGGACATCGGTTGTTCCGTCACCACGTTCAAATTAAACCAGCGAATCGAAGAAGAACAATTCCCGACACTGGACCATGCCATCCGGCGTTCCATTCCCATGGGAATGCATATCCGAAAGGAGAAGAACTTGGATGACTGGTGGATTACCCCCTATTTTGAAACCGTGAATAATAACCTTCATGCCTTTCAACAAAAATGGTTCCAGCGATTCGGGGAAACCAAAGATTCCATTCTAGTCGATAAAGAATATATCTCCCGCTTGTGTAAGAAAATCGGTATCAAAGAAAGTACCTTCTATTGTTCCGTGGGTACACTAGGTGGTGGAAATCATTTCATTGAACTAGGAGAATCTGCCAAAGATGGTTCACATTACCTGACCATTCACTCCGGTTCTCGTCATTTCGGGTTGAAGGTGTGTAATTATCATGCCAAGAAAATGCATAAAACGACCGTTCTTCCGGAAGAGTACCATGAAGAATTCAAGTCTATCACGCGTAACACTCTACCGACAAGTGATATTCCCCAGAAACTGGAAGAGTTAAACAAACGTTACCACGTCGGAAAAAGGGAATATATGCTTGAAGGAGAAGACATGTATGAATATCTTGTCGATATGGTTATTGCTCAAACTTACGCGCAATTCAACCACAAGGCTATGGCAAAAGCCATATTCAAAGACTTGGGTGAAAATTATCAAGCCGTGGACACGGTTTACTCCATGCATAATTTCATCGACACGACGGACTGGATCATCCGAAAAGGAGCCATTCGGGCTTATCAAGGTGAAAAAATGGTTATTCCATTCAACATGCGTGACGGTTTGTTGATTTGTGAAGGAAAAAGTAACCCGGACTGGAACTGTTCCGCCCCTCATGGAGCCGGAAGGGTACTTGCCCGGAACAAAGCACTGAAAACACTGGATATGGAGGAATTCACAAAAGAAATGGAAGGCATTTATTCCACCTCCGTCTGCCGACAAACCCTTGATGAATCCCCGATGGCGTATAAAGATAAAGATTTGATCATGCTAGCGATACAAGACACGGCAACGATCATCGACACGATCAAACCAATCATGAACATCAAAGCTTTGTAA
- a CDS encoding TROVE domain-containing protein yields MKFNFTNKGKDTTVNYMGAKAYKMTPEMELYSTVVTCMVDDSYYESNTDRVCRIKNLIAKCSPEFVARLAVYARTEMNLRSVPMILAVELARLYSGNEIVKRAVTGVVKRADEITEILAYYQIANKREGTKKLNRLSKQIQKGLIESFNRFDEYQFAKYNTDSAVSLRDALFLVHPKAKDEAQQAIFDKIVSGNLAIPYTWETELSELGKQAFENEKAKAQAVSEKWEELVSSGQVGYMALLRNLRNIVTKSTDKALDMTLNILTNEYRIRKAKQMPFRYLSAFLEIDKLAKETSIFEGEKAKIKKALAALEKALVISCDNIPTREGKTVILSDNSGSMYGDRGGKSLVSAMSERKTSDIANLFAVLYWNKCKDTYVGLFGDRLIDANLSRSVNVFENFNIINQAAKKCGPATERGIFDYMEYLIKSKTIIDRIVIFSDCQVGDGCNWYDHKGNRGENFNRLFQKYLKINPDVRVYTVDLRGYGNSMTKDNGNVILVSGWSEKIFDMIYYIEQGSSVVNEIMKIEI; encoded by the coding sequence ATGAAATTCAATTTTACAAACAAAGGAAAAGACACTACCGTGAATTACATGGGAGCCAAGGCTTACAAAATGACACCGGAAATGGAACTCTATTCAACCGTAGTCACCTGCATGGTCGATGATTCATACTACGAATCAAACACGGACAGGGTTTGCAGGATCAAAAACCTGATCGCGAAATGCAGTCCCGAGTTTGTAGCCAGACTCGCTGTATATGCTCGCACGGAAATGAACTTGCGTTCGGTACCGATGATACTGGCTGTTGAATTGGCAAGATTGTATTCCGGTAACGAGATCGTGAAACGTGCCGTCACGGGTGTGGTGAAACGAGCTGACGAGATCACCGAGATTCTCGCCTACTACCAAATCGCCAACAAACGGGAAGGGACCAAAAAATTGAACCGGTTGTCAAAACAAATACAAAAAGGATTGATCGAATCGTTCAACAGGTTTGACGAGTACCAATTCGCCAAATACAATACCGACTCGGCTGTAAGCTTGCGAGACGCTTTGTTTCTGGTTCACCCGAAAGCAAAGGATGAAGCACAACAGGCTATATTTGACAAAATCGTATCGGGTAACCTAGCTATCCCCTACACGTGGGAAACCGAATTATCCGAACTGGGTAAACAAGCGTTCGAAAACGAGAAAGCGAAAGCCCAAGCCGTTTCCGAAAAATGGGAGGAACTCGTGTCAAGCGGTCAAGTGGGTTACATGGCTCTATTACGAAACTTGCGGAATATCGTCACGAAAAGCACTGATAAAGCATTGGACATGACCTTGAATATCCTGACAAACGAATACCGGATCAGAAAAGCAAAACAAATGCCTTTCCGTTACCTGTCAGCATTCCTGGAAATAGACAAACTGGCCAAAGAAACCTCTATATTCGAAGGAGAAAAAGCGAAAATAAAGAAAGCCTTGGCAGCTTTGGAAAAAGCGCTGGTAATCAGTTGTGACAATATCCCGACCCGCGAGGGAAAAACCGTGATACTATCCGATAACTCCGGAAGTATGTACGGGGACCGGGGTGGAAAATCCCTAGTGTCAGCCATGAGCGAACGGAAAACTTCGGATATTGCCAACTTGTTTGCCGTGTTGTATTGGAACAAATGCAAAGACACTTACGTCGGATTGTTTGGTGATCGGTTAATTGACGCGAACTTGAGTCGCTCGGTAAACGTGTTCGAGAATTTCAACATCATTAACCAAGCTGCCAAGAAATGCGGCCCGGCAACGGAAAGAGGAATATTCGACTACATGGAATATTTAATAAAATCAAAAACGATTATAGACAGAATTGTCATATTCTCTGACTGTCAGGTCGGTGACGGATGCAACTGGTACGATCACAAAGGAAATCGGGGAGAAAACTTCAACCGCCTTTTCCAGAAATACCTGAAGATCAACCCGGACGTGAGGGTCTATACGGTTGACTTGAGAGGTTACGGGAACAGCATGACAAAAGATAACGGCAACGTGATCCTCGTCAGCGGGTGGAGTGAAAAAATATTCGATATGATATATTATATCGAACAAGGTTCCTCGGTTGTCAACGAAATAATGAAAATAGAAATATAA
- a CDS encoding GNAT family N-acetyltransferase: protein MKTGVSDLPRSMNQGNEFLMLREKKHSVRIEGEGFVVREWRFSDCDSLAENANNEKIWNNVMDHFPHPYTKQDAFDYISMVHAMPVPPMRFAIEVDGKAVGSIGFGSEGDIERVTAEIGYWLGEPYWGRGIMPKVVAAVTRYAFETFGYQKLYALVFDYNPGSMCVLEKAGYQLEAVLHKAAVKNGKVIDFYYYSIMKEN from the coding sequence ATGAAAACAGGTGTAAGCGATTTGCCCCGATCGATGAATCAGGGAAATGAGTTCTTAATGTTACGGGAAAAAAAGCACAGTGTTAGGATTGAAGGTGAGGGATTCGTGGTGCGTGAATGGCGTTTTTCGGATTGTGATTCTTTAGCCGAAAATGCCAATAATGAGAAGATTTGGAATAATGTTATGGATCACTTTCCGCATCCATACACGAAACAAGATGCTTTTGATTATATCAGTATGGTTCATGCCATGCCTGTACCCCCGATGCGATTTGCGATCGAGGTGGATGGGAAAGCAGTAGGAAGTATCGGGTTTGGTTCAGAAGGTGACATTGAACGGGTAACTGCCGAAATCGGTTATTGGCTGGGAGAACCTTACTGGGGACGGGGAATTATGCCTAAAGTCGTGGCTGCCGTCACGCGATACGCATTTGAAACGTTCGGTTACCAAAAACTTTACGCCTTGGTTTTTGATTACAATCCGGGATCCATGTGCGTATTGGAGAAAGCAGGGTACCAATTGGAGGCGGTGTTGCACAAGGCGGCCGTGAAAAATGGAAAGGTGATAGATTTCTATTATTACAGTATCATGAAAGAGAATTAA
- a CDS encoding RagB/SusD family nutrient uptake outer membrane protein, translating into MKHIIILITSIWLLAGCEDLLEMEPKNSLTYGNSMTEKELEASVRGAQAIIRTYMMMHYNNGSNYVNGSYADEVEYTLSLRRNLDPQVIPGGDWGQQYNVISVANRTIYLAKHSDLDQDRKNLYLGQGYFLKAFIYYDLLKEWGECVLIKDEVEPEPVAKSPWTEIADYAIEVAQEAVDALPDFSEIKDSKGQFARYKSTPCKGAANALLAHLCAWKAGGKYFAREDQRDYDERELWLRAERACSWVIDSSIYQLASSPEEVCTEVMVGGSKESIFESVYKDQWVEMGGMWEALKFNPAKDYENWPINNLAMPSDNEWNAFNIKTTTVQEMFPDGDLRKDAYFYKFEEMAHPDSVEITHGFAYPYKWRYGYYKDDGWGKYWRNINQNKIWWRLADIILLRAECRARLGGEYVAGAIEDLNTIRRRANAKLYSSSEYGGDLRYAIFKEREKELLMEGYRYYDVIRNGYVRMELEEGFRKASDQDFIDGCFFNAIGSGAFSKNTLMRQNSYWLRYM; encoded by the coding sequence ATGAAACATATTATTATTTTGATAACAAGCATTTGGTTGCTTGCCGGGTGCGAGGATCTTTTAGAAATGGAACCTAAGAATTCCTTGACTTACGGGAATAGCATGACAGAGAAAGAGTTGGAAGCATCTGTTCGGGGGGCGCAAGCGATTATCAGGACTTATATGATGATGCACTATAATAATGGTTCAAATTATGTGAATGGTAGTTATGCTGATGAGGTGGAATATACTCTTTCTTTGAGACGGAATCTGGACCCGCAAGTGATTCCGGGTGGAGATTGGGGGCAGCAATATAACGTGATTTCCGTGGCTAACCGGACGATATATTTAGCGAAACACAGTGATCTTGATCAAGATCGGAAGAATTTGTATCTTGGTCAAGGGTATTTTCTAAAGGCTTTTATTTATTATGATTTATTGAAAGAATGGGGGGAGTGCGTGTTGATTAAAGATGAGGTGGAACCCGAGCCGGTGGCTAAATCCCCGTGGACGGAAATTGCAGATTACGCGATAGAAGTGGCACAGGAGGCCGTGGATGCATTACCCGATTTCTCGGAAATAAAGGATTCTAAAGGGCAGTTTGCCCGCTATAAATCAACTCCTTGTAAGGGTGCAGCGAATGCTTTGTTAGCTCATTTATGCGCATGGAAAGCCGGGGGAAAGTATTTTGCCCGGGAAGACCAGAGAGATTACGACGAACGGGAACTTTGGCTAAGAGCGGAACGGGCTTGTTCGTGGGTAATCGATTCGTCTATTTATCAATTGGCCTCGTCCCCGGAAGAGGTTTGCACGGAGGTCATGGTTGGGGGGAGTAAGGAAAGTATTTTCGAATCCGTGTACAAGGACCAATGGGTGGAAATGGGGGGCATGTGGGAAGCGTTGAAATTCAATCCTGCAAAAGATTACGAGAACTGGCCGATTAATAATCTTGCCATGCCTTCGGACAATGAATGGAATGCTTTTAATATTAAAACAACGACTGTACAGGAGATGTTTCCCGATGGTGATTTGCGTAAAGACGCTTATTTTTATAAGTTTGAGGAAATGGCCCATCCGGATAGCGTGGAAATAACTCATGGCTTTGCTTATCCCTATAAATGGAGATATGGTTATTATAAAGATGATGGATGGGGAAAATATTGGCGTAATATTAATCAAAACAAAATTTGGTGGCGTTTAGCTGATATTATCCTGTTGCGGGCAGAATGTCGGGCCCGTTTGGGAGGGGAATATGTTGCTGGGGCGATAGAGGATTTGAACACGATTCGCCGCCGGGCAAATGCTAAACTCTATTCTTCTTCAGAATATGGCGGGGATTTACGTTATGCAATTTTTAAGGAACGGGAGAAAGAGTTGTTGATGGAGGGGTACCGGTATTATGACGTGATCCGGAATGGATACGTGCGGATGGAGTTGGAAGAAGGTTTCCGAAAAGCCTCCGATCAGGATTTTATAGACGGGTGTTTCTTTAATGCAATTGGAAGTGGCGCGTTTAGTAAAAATACGTTGATGCGCCAGAATTCATACTGGTTGCGGTATATGTAA
- a CDS encoding DUF2500 family protein, which yields MKALFIKIIPYVTVLLAMIAWGIGYAIYGETLIDWWEPLSMALILAIATLFLYKNWQWLTRSNSKILNGICHLFHVSALCYFLILGGNLILADPSSTREEKVTVLSKHIETHKQTRRVGNHRYVPAGERKEYYLQVIFENGTRKKLPVSLSTYNKTRTNATRTLTLEKGFFGYTIIKKGI from the coding sequence ATGAAAGCGCTATTCATCAAAATCATCCCTTACGTAACCGTGCTACTCGCCATGATAGCCTGGGGAATCGGATATGCCATTTACGGGGAAACACTAATTGATTGGTGGGAACCTCTCTCGATGGCTCTTATACTCGCTATCGCTACTCTGTTCTTGTATAAAAACTGGCAATGGTTAACTCGTTCCAATAGTAAAATATTGAATGGTATATGCCATCTATTTCATGTAAGCGCTCTCTGTTATTTCTTAATATTAGGCGGGAATCTTATATTGGCTGATCCGTCTTCTACTCGGGAAGAAAAAGTAACCGTACTCTCAAAACATATCGAAACACACAAGCAAACCCGTAGAGTCGGAAACCACCGTTATGTTCCAGCCGGGGAAAGAAAAGAATATTACCTGCAAGTAATTTTCGAAAACGGGACACGAAAAAAACTCCCGGTTTCACTCTCCACCTATAACAAGACACGTACGAACGCAACTAGGACACTAACCCTAGAAAAAGGATTCTTCGGCTATACCATTATCAAAAAAGGAATCTAA
- a CDS encoding helix-turn-helix transcriptional regulator has translation MPANRNALIRYKTIDNCLRNKYRRWTLEDLIDACSDALYEYEGITKGISRRTIQMDIQMMRSEKLGYNAPIVVYDNKYYRYEDEEYSITNTPLSEQDLKVMSEAVEVLRQFKGFSYFSNMGDIISRLEDHVTSARQKTIPVIDFEKNESLKGIDYLDMIYHAVVSKQVLRMKYRSFKARSASSFLFYPYLLKEYRNRWFVFGVKQGISVLVNLALDRIHSLEIAKEESYRENTVFDPVTFFDDLVGVTKNTGSRAEVVRFWVDRLNAPYVETKPLHKSQRVVERQKDGAIVFEIEVVINQELRREICGFAEGIRVLSPPVLVQQMASKFQQANDLYRQE, from the coding sequence ATGCCAGCGAATCGTAATGCCCTAATCCGTTATAAAACAATAGATAACTGCCTGCGTAACAAATATAGAAGATGGACGCTTGAAGATTTGATTGACGCGTGTTCCGATGCCTTGTACGAGTACGAGGGGATCACGAAAGGAATTAGTCGGCGCACGATTCAGATGGATATACAGATGATGCGTAGCGAGAAATTGGGTTATAATGCCCCGATCGTGGTATATGATAATAAATACTATAGATACGAAGACGAGGAGTATAGTATCACGAACACTCCCTTGTCGGAGCAGGATTTGAAAGTGATGTCGGAGGCCGTGGAGGTGTTGCGCCAGTTTAAAGGGTTCTCTTACTTCTCGAATATGGGGGATATTATCAGTCGTTTGGAGGATCATGTGACTTCAGCCCGTCAGAAAACAATCCCGGTGATTGATTTCGAGAAGAACGAGAGTCTGAAGGGGATTGATTATCTGGATATGATTTATCACGCGGTGGTGAGCAAACAAGTGCTGCGGATGAAATACCGGTCTTTCAAGGCCCGATCCGCATCCTCGTTTTTGTTCTATCCTTATTTACTAAAAGAGTACCGGAATCGTTGGTTCGTGTTCGGGGTAAAACAGGGAATATCCGTGCTTGTAAACTTGGCCCTTGACCGTATTCATAGTCTTGAGATTGCTAAAGAGGAATCTTACAGGGAAAACACGGTGTTTGATCCGGTCACGTTTTTTGACGATCTTGTCGGGGTAACTAAAAACACTGGATCAAGGGCTGAGGTGGTTCGTTTTTGGGTAGATCGACTCAACGCTCCATACGTGGAAACCAAACCCCTGCATAAGTCGCAACGGGTGGTGGAAAGACAAAAAGACGGGGCAATCGTGTTCGAGATTGAGGTGGTTATAAATCAAGAGCTAAGACGGGAGATTTGTGGATTTGCCGAAGGGATTCGGGTGCTATCACCACCTGTGTTGGTGCAACAGATGGCATCCAAATTTCAACAGGCAAATGATTTGTATCGACAGGAATAG